The Hydra vulgaris chromosome 11, alternate assembly HydraT2T_AEP genome contains a region encoding:
- the LOC136087102 gene encoding histone-lysine N-methyltransferase SETMAR-like, whose translation MAVSDAIIRACLLYEFKLGTKAAEAFRKICTAFGEGTIAERTGQKWFKKFSSGNENLEDEPRSGRPSIVNEDIKLAIEQDSSQTCQDLALRFNVSDETIRLHLHQLGKRWKLSKWVPYELSETNKLHRLTICSSLLSRHNLVPFFDVRRKMDCVLQQKTNISLASQ comes from the coding sequence ATGGCTGTGTCAGATGCGATAATTCGCGCCTGTTTACTTTATGAGTTCAAACTTGGAACCAAAGCTGCAGAAGCTTTTCGTAAGATATGCACTGCTTTTGGGGAAGGTACCATAGCAGAACGGACGGGtcaaaaatggtttaaaaaattttcttctggAAATGAAAACCTTGAAGATGAACCAAGATCTGGAAGACCATCCATCGTAAACGAGGATATCAAGCTGGCAATCGAGCAGGACTCCAGTCAAACATGTCAGGACCTTGCCTTAAGATTTAATGTGAGTGATGAAACTATTCGTTTACATTTGCACCAACTTGGAAAACGTTGGAAGTTGAGCAAATGGGTACCTTATGAGTTAAGTGAAACAAACAAACTACACCGCTTAACCATTTGTTCTTCATTGCTTTCCCGCCACAATTTAGTGCCATTTTTTGACGTGCGACGAAAAATGGATTGTGTACTGCAACAAAAAACGAACATATCATTGGCTAGCCAGTAA